The Nicotiana tomentosiformis chromosome 9, ASM39032v3, whole genome shotgun sequence genome contains the following window.
CCCATGCTATGAATTTGGCTAGGGAATTTAAAAGGAAACAAATGATGTTGAAGGAAGTAACGGCACGGAAAGGGGCTTGGCAGAGCAGTAAGAACAATTTTTCTCCCAACATGGCAACTTCAACACCTCCACTTTCTACGGGCAGTATTGCATTTGGGGGAAATAAAGATGCAAAGTCAGTAAGTTCATCAACCCCTTTCATAAAAAATCTGTCCAGAGAAGAAATGGCAGAACGAAGGGCAAAGGGGTTATGTTATAATTGTGACAACCCTTACACGGTTGGACATCAATGTAACAAAACTTTTTTGGCTGGAGTTGGCTGATTCTTATGAAATAGAAACTACAACTGAAGTTGAGTCCGAGCCTGCTATTTCTTTGCATGCCATTACAGGGCGAAAAAATGAAGACACCATGCAAGTAAAGGTTGTTATACGAGAGCAATCACTGCTAGGTTTGGTAGATTCGGGAAGCACACATAACTTTATCAGTTTAACAGCTACACAACGTTTAAACATACATCCTCAGTCTTACTCAAGTGTTACTATTTCAGTTGCTAATGGTGATAAGGTTCAAAGCAAAGGAATATGCCAAGCAGTATCATTTTCCATTGACAATACTGTTTTTATTGCTGACTCCATTATTATTACTTTGCTTGGGTTTGAGATGGTGCTAGGTGTTAAATGCTTACGAACCTTGGGGCCAATCCTTTGGGACTTCGCTACACTCACCATGAGTTTTGTTTTAAATGGCGATCAAGTCGTCTTGCGAGGGCACCAGCCTTGCACCACTTATCAACTCCATTTACTTCATGATTCAGACGATTTTCACTGCAAATTGGAGGAATTGTTTGCTGAATTTGCTGATTTATTTCACGAACCTTCAGGGCTGCCTCCTTTACGAAATTGTGATCACAAAATATGTTTGGAACCTGGAACTGGACTAGTGGTTGTGCGGCCATATCGTTATCCACATTTGCAGAAGGACGAGATTGAAAGACAGTTCACATAAATGTTACAACAAGGGATCATCAAGCGTAGCAGATCATCATTTTCATCACTAGTTTTACTGGTCAAGAAGCATGATGGTACTTGGCGATTTTGTATCGATTATCTGGAGATTAATGCCAAAACTATCAAGGACAAGTTCCCTATCCTTGTGATGGAGGAACTATTGGAGCAATTACATGGATCCAAGTACTTTACAAAGCTAGATCTAAAATCCTGTTCTCATCAGGTACGCATACATCCACCAGATATTGAGAAAACGGCTTTTCGCACACATCACGAGCATTTTGAATTTCTTATCATGCCTTTTGGATTGCCCAATGCTTCTTCAACATTCCAAGCACTCATGAATAATGTCTTCTAGGCAAACCTACGTAAGTTTGTGTTGGTTTTCTTCGATGATATTTTAATCTATAGCAAGACATGGGAGGATCATTTGTATCATTTACGTGTGGGTTTTGACTTATTGCGTGCCCATCATATTTATCTGAAATAATCAAAGTGCTCCTTTGGTGAAACCCAAGTAGCATATCTTGGTCATGTGATTTCCGCGGCAAGTGTGTCAGTAGATGTAAGCAAAATAAAAGCAATTACAGATTGGCCTCAACCATAGTCAATTACTTCTTTGAGGGGATTTTTGGGTTTAACTAGATACTACCGCCGATTTTTATAGGATTATGGGTTATTGGCAGCACCATTATATTGACAAGCATGATCAAACGCAACTCTTTCCACTGGAGTGATGAGGAACTAGCTTCTTTCAccgaattaaaaaaaaaacacttgTTGTTGCCCCAGTATTGCAATTGCcgaattttgatgaaatatttaTTGTGGAGTGTGATGCTTCTGGTGGAGGTATTGGGGTTGTTCTTCAATAAAACAACCATCCTATTGCTTTTTTAGCCGACAGTTGGCGGAGCGCCACCACAAATTAGCAGCCTACGAGCGAGAATTGATTGGGTTAGCCAAGGCTCTACAACATTGGCGTCCATACCTTTGGGGGAGAGCTTTTCTTATTTACACTGACCACTATAGCCTAAATTATTTGCTTGAACAACGGATTACCACTTCACCCCCCAACAACACTGGATTACGAAACTTATGGGCTTTGATTTTTGTGTGTAATACCGTGCTGACCATTTGAACAAGGTTGTTGATGCCTTGTCTAGACGCTCAATAGAAGAGGAGGTTTTATATGCCATTATGCTTGTTATTAGATGCTATTCGCGAGGAAGTGAAAAATAATGATTCCTTACAAAAATTATGCTCTCAAATAATAGCTAAGGAGCTGGACAATGTTTGGTCCGTTCATGATGGTCTCAGTTTTTATAAAGGTCGCATTTATTTGCTATCTTCTTCTCCCTTAATTGCAACGGACTTGTCAGGTTATCATGATGGTGCCCATGAAGGGGTTTAGAAGACTTTACAACGAGTGgcaatgatttttattggaaagcTATGAAGTTTTGCATTGTTGAATACGTAGCAACTTGTCCTATTTTTCAACGCCACAAGAGTGAAAATCTAAGTCCAGCCGGGTTGCTTCAACCGTTGGCACGTCCTTCGCAGATTTGGGTTGATATCTCCATGGACATCGATCATTGATGGGCTACCTAAGGTTTGGGGGAAATGATTTTGTTTGtggtggtggatcggttttcaaAATATACTCATTTATTCCCATGGCACATCCTTATACAGCTCCACGAGTGGCACACATTGTTTTTGAAAATATTGTGCGGTTACATGGGTTGCTAGAATCTATTACCAGTGATAGAGATGTAGTTTTCACCAGTCACTTTTGGAGGGAGCTTTTTCGTTTGTGCGGGACTAAACTTGCATTTTCTTCATCTTATCATCCACAGTCGGATGACCAAATAGAGGTTGTCAACCGCACTATTGAAATGTACTTGTGGTGTTTTGTGGGTGATCGTCCTCAACGTTTGGTTGATTGGATTCCTTGGACAGAATACTGCTACAATACTTCTTTTCATACAAGCCTTCAAACTTCGCCATTCAAAGTCGTCTATGGCCGCGATCCGCCGAGATTATTGTCGTATGCACCTGGGTCTACTAGAGTAGAAGCAATTGATCAAGCCTTGCTTGACCGAGATGTGGTTTTGGCAGAAATTAAGATTCGATTACAGCAGGCTCAGTCTCGAATGAAAGAGTATTATGATAAAGGGCATCGAGATGTGGAATATACACCAGGAGCATTAGTTTGGCTTCGTTTGCAGCCTTATAGACAACATTCTCTTGATGGCCAGCGTCGCCACAAACTTTCTCCTAAGTTTTATAGGCCATTTCAAATTTTAAAACGCATTGGGACAGTTGCTTATCAGTTACAGTTACCTGCGGATTCTAAGTTTCATAATGTTTTTCATGTGTCTCTTCTTAAGCCTTTCAAAGGTGCAGCATCGGCTTCTACACCAACATTACCTCCTATAACTGATGGTTGGGTTGTGCCAATACCAGGTTCTATTTTGCGTGCGCGCCTTAACCGCGGAACATGGAAAGTTTTGGTCCAGTGGGCTGGTTTGGATGCAACTGGAGCTACTTGGGAATGTGTAGACCAGTTTCGACAGGTTTATCCTGAATTTACGCTTGAGGACAAGCTCTTTATTCAGGGGGAGGGTGATGTTATGGACTCATTTGTGGGACGTGTCTATGCTAGGCGCAATAAGTGAATTCAGTATTTGAATAGACTTAGATCTCTTCTTTtagttgttatttattttctGTTTAATTATTTCTAGAATAGGTTTGTCTACGTATTTCTATTTTTAAGAAGCCTAAATTATAGGTTTCCTACTCTTGTAATAAGTCTAGTCCTATTTAACAAAAACAGAAGGAATAAAACTGGAAGCCATCTTTTATCACAAAACTACAGAGGATTGGAGTTCTCCCTAACGAGCTCTAAGGTTTCAAACTTCCTTCGACGAGTTTGATTGTTTATTCACAATAGGCAGATCAGGGAAACGAAATAAGGAAAAGGGGAATCGCCACTAGTACTTGCTTGTGCAACTGAAAAATATGCTGATTAGTGGATTTTTGTGGTACATAAGATCATAACCCTATTCATTGATTATCTGATTTTTCCACGACTTGAGATTTATTTTCCTTCCTGAATTACTCAATATATTTCATCATTCCATCAATCTCATAAGTTGTGCTTGAATACCTAAAATCTTATTTCCTCTTCATATATTGTTCAATCATgatttcatttttctttgcatGTTCATTTGAAATTTGCTAAAATAAAATAACCAGTGATCACTATTCTTGATCAAAATTTATTCTTAAGTTTCTTATCATAAACATTTTAAGGCTACCATATGCATATATTATAGTGGCAGTAACATTTGAAGTCAGGCAGAAGTAGCTAGGGCCgagcataatttggtaaataccgaattaccataccgaaatcgaaaattttggtatttcgtATTCGATAATTTgatattcggtatggtatttggtttaagttttaaaaaaatatggtattaggtatgatatttggtatttttaaatgaaataccgaaatatcgatatcgtaccgaaatatatattatattacacaaaatacatattattaattataacataaatataaaaaatcgaaattttacttttcttttttctctaagttcatcaattaactctaagcaagtaagaagacatttctaatgatcaaatttattcctttatgtaCAGTTTTCTCTCTTGAGTTTGATATTTGCTGGTTTTGAAGACGTCTTCTGTTTTGTACTTTTttgtactttaattaagaatattatagtctatgactctatgcacttgttagtattcaaaccgaaaaAACTGAAGTTACCGagccgaataaaccgaaaccgaaaagagaaaaaccgaaccataccgaatttaattaggtatggtattggtatagcattatatgaaaccgaataccgaaaataccgaaccgaaatgtctaaataccgtaccgtaccgaCCAACGAACACCCCTAAAAGTAGCTGCAAATTCTCACTCATCCTAAAATCTGGTTAATTTGGACCGGTAGGTAGGTGGGGAGTGTGGGGATGGATTGGTGGGGGTTGGTAGGTACGGGCAATGGGGTggggaaggttgaaaaagagttttgaaaattgataggaaaaatatttaagccaatcaAACATGAGAAATTAGAAAACTTTCCTACCAAACACACCCAGAATCTTTAAGTATTTTAAAATAAACGTACATATTTCAAAACTACATAGAAAGTATAAATCACAatgattaataatttaaaatatttaaaaggaaaataaaaaaatcGTTATAAAAAAGCTCATTTGAACGGTATCAAACAAATTGGAACAGATGAAGTAACTCTTTGAGCTGGCCAATCTTGATTGTCAATATTAATATTGAGGTGCAAGTGCACAGATAATCATTTTTAgggatgctatttagagattagtcaatacttattttgttttgaaatttaAAACCAAGACAACTCAGGACATTTTTGTCCAGaaaaatttaaactaaaaaattaaaattcagaaTACTCTAACTAATTACTAAATAGCAGCCTTTTAAAGTGACTATAGAGGTCTCTTCTACTAATATCGAGTGACGAATGCGAGATCAAAGAAAAAAACAATAAGCCCATAGGTGCATGTTATAATACCAAAAGGTCCAATCTACTCATTTAGTTTCCTCTTtaccaaaaagaaagagaagagtAACACCAAACAAAAAGCACAAATAACAAAAGCTAAAAAGAGTAGGGTAAACTACACCAAACCAAAAGCTAGCTCAACATAAAAAGACAAACACCAAACACTGCTCACTCACATTCATCTTGGTTGAGGGAATTACACGAAATCTCATAAACAGTATTCCGATTATTTTATATGCATGATTATCGTATTTCAATACTCGAAAATACTAAGCTGATTATAATTAGCTTAATTCCAATGATGGGAAATACAAGTAGCTTGCAATTCGTGATACATCTCATGTATTTCTTTACGTCTATAATCTTTAATTTATATTTACTCAATTTCTATATATGAGTTGTTTAAAGAGGAGGTGAGCATTCAATAGGTTGACATAGAATAACAAAATCCAATTCATGTGCGGGAGACACCTGTTTTATAACTCAAAAGCAAGAAGCAAACAATGATAATTAATACTTTAATATTTGTACCAAATCAACAATGTAAAACACGTGTCGCATATAAAATTTTATCAGCTAACAATAGTCAAATGACATATTAATTCTAactttaatttataatttttaagaaCACTAAGTTTGAAAAAATACAACACCAAACCAAAATCCGTACTTGATTATTGAGATACTTTATGGTTTCATTACTCCCATAAGTAGTGTGTAGAacaaataaatattattattattatgccgCAACCTCAAATAAGTTGAGAAACTGACTTGAGCACCTAAATCATGTTTGCGTCTGTAATAGTCTGGATTCTTCACAAAATCTTATCAATCATGATTTAAACTTGCCTTTGCACGATCATCCGgaatttagaaaaataaaataaccgaaAATCGATATTCTTGACTAAAATTCATTTTCCTTTCAGTTTGTTATCGTCAAATAGGACCATATGGTTTATAGTACAAGGTAGGTAAATTACATGTATTAATTAAGCATTAGTTATGACTTTTTTGGTTGTTTCTTTGGGTATCCCATGTTAAAGGCATAATTAAGTGGGAAAAGAAGTATGTTTTTGATAATCACACAATTtaaatatgatattatagcagGTAAAGTTCTTGGGGATAGAATGAAGAAATTAAACCTCATGATTAGTGGTggtaaaatggttaaaagaaaacagttaaccactcatattatccactaaaaatgggtttgataatgaacttttttaaaaacgggtcaaatatggataagaaccatattatccatttagaaaatggataaccaataggtaaccaatggataaccaatgagtttaacttttacatttgtaaagcctcaaattaggGGTTCATCAAATTTGAGAGACTAGGagttctcccaaaagtgatcatattcaaaaagtcatggataatatggttacccatattatccgcTGGTTAActcgttttttatccgtattaaatataggTCGGGTCGAATAATTTATCCGGTTTTTCATTACTCGTTTCCGACCTGAACCATATCCAATCCGCCCCACCCGTTTGACACTCCTACTCATGATAGTGAACAAACTCTCTGCTAAAAAATAAACAAACATTTTAAATTATACACTTTGTACCGTAATTTGTATAAACCATATCCAACAAAATATTTGTTCTATTAGCATTGTTTGAGTCAATATCTAATGTCAACATTATCGAGCTACAAAAACGAGATCTATGAAAAGAGATTAATAAGCGCGTAGGTGCATGTTACAATACGAAAAGGTCCCATCTACTTACTAATTTCCTCTTTACCAAAAAGAAGAGAAGGGTAATTAAACACCAAACAAAAAGCACAAATAACAAAAGCTAAAAAAAGAGTAGTAGGGTAAACAACATCATACCAAAAGCTGTTCGTTCACTCACATTCACTCATTCATTCACTGTTTACTTCATTCTTTCCTCTCGTTCAACAACACAATGATAGAAGAACAACAACACCGTGGACCGCCGCACGGCGTTCTCTTAGCAGCGGTGGTAATAGCAGTCATGCTAGTACCAACACTGCTCGGAGAAAATGGCGAAGCCATTACTGATTTCATCTCCGACCTTCTTACTCCGGTTGgtcttcttctgcttcccattATTCTTCTCCTCACTATTCAGTTCCTCTCCTCCGACAGTGGTTCATTCATCTCTAGTATTTTCTCTACCGGCGAACCTAACTCTATCCACCGTGTTAGTGGGTCCCCCGTTGGCGTTGCGCTGTTTCTTGCCCTCATATTGTTCCTTCTCTACAACCGTGTTTCTATCTTCGGCGGCGATGATGATTCCGGCGACTGAAGTTAACAGTAACGCCGTGTTTGGTTAGATCTATATTGTTTGTCATATCTTTCGTTGTGGTTGTACCTTTTTCTTTtggttttttgattttttttgttgaTGTTTACTTTTACAATGTTTTTTACGTAAATAGTGAAGGGTAAACTATTGTACGAACGTAGTAAATATTGTCGACAAGCCCATGGCATGTACGGAAAAGTATGAAACTTCATGTAATTTTCCTGAAATGCCACTAGTGATATTGATTGCATACGAGTAAGTTTCTATTGGATTGATCTAACATTCAACAGCTGCtctcacctcaaattttgctatgtttcAATTTCGAACTAGTTATAGTTAATTATAcgaatcttttttatttttattttttatacgtATTTAAAGTCGAGTATAGCTTCTTCGTAGTTTTTGTATAGCAACAtttaaaataatatctaaaaatatatatatatatatatatatatatatatatatatatatatacaaaaaatatataaattttatatacttttggGACTATCATATGTAAATAGTTTTTGTCTGATCTTTGTCCTATTTTTTAATGTAAAC
Protein-coding sequences here:
- the LOC104115453 gene encoding uncharacterized protein → MIEEQQHRGPPHGVLLAAVVIAVMLVPTLLGENGEAITDFISDLLTPVGLLLLPIILLLTIQFLSSDSGSFISSIFSTGEPNSIHRVSGSPVGVALFLALILFLLYNRVSIFGGDDDSGD